One Dreissena polymorpha isolate Duluth1 chromosome 9, UMN_Dpol_1.0, whole genome shotgun sequence genomic window carries:
- the LOC127843768 gene encoding NF-kappa-B inhibitor-interacting Ras-like protein 1, with protein MGKISKILVCGHAGVGKTAIIEQLMYGNHIIGTPMHSTIEDIYTAMIETDRGVKEKVRIFDTGGLDGTKTDMPKHYLTFPDGFILVYDVTSWDSFQKLDKLKKDIDKNRDKKEVHIIAIGNNRSEMQDARQVDFNTAQSWAAQQKVRLWEANVTNRQSLVEPFVWLTSRITQPPNKTGFLPSRKAKGASNATTVE; from the exons ATGGGTAAAATCAGCAAGATATTGGTGTGTGGCCATGCAGGTGTTGGAAAGACTGCCATAATTGAGCAGCTTATGTATGGAAACCATATTATTGGCACC CCGATGCATTCCACAATTGAAGATATCTACACAGCAATGATTGAGACTGACAGAGGGGTTAAAGAGAAAGTCAGAATCTTTGATACCGGTGGACTG GATGGGACTAAGACTGACATGCCAAAACACTATCTAACTTTCCCTGAT GGCTTCATTTTAGTGTATGATGTCACCAGCTGGGATTCCTTTCAAAAACTGGATAAGCTCAAGAAAGACATTGACAAAAATCGGGATAAAAAAGAG GTTCACATAATCGCAATCGGCAACAATCGCAGCGAGATGCAGGATGCCAGGCAGGTGGACTTCAACACTGCACAGTCCTGGGCAGCCCAGCAAAAAG ttcGACTTTGGGAGGCAAATGTGACAAATAGGCAGTCACTAGTGGAGCCTTTTGTATGGCTTACATCAAGAATTACTCAGCCACCTA ATAAAACTGGTTTCCTGCCCAGCCGAAAGGCCAAGGGTGCCAGCAATGCTACGACTGTCGAATGA